Part of the Woronichinia naegeliana WA131 genome, AGAGGGTGTGCACCTCTAAAGAAAGGGTTCGGCCAGCGATCGCGCCTAATAAGACCATTAAGGCAACGGAAATTAGGGCAGGGAAAAAGGCGGTCATGGGGTACGGGGTTAAAAAAGATCAGTCCAATGCAGAAGACGGACTCGGTTACAATCACATGAGATTATTGCTATTTTATGATTGGATTCAGTTAGATTTTATGACTTCTCCTTCTCCCCTTATCGGCATCATCATGGGCAGTGATTCCGATCTACCAACCATGCAAGCGGCGATCGCGGTGTGTGATGATTTTACGGTTGCCTGCGAAGTGGCCATTGTCTCGGCCCATCGTACCCCAGAAAGAATGGTGAACTATGCAAAAACCGCTAGGGAAAGAGGTTTAAAGGTCATTATTGCCGGAGCAGGTGGAGCCGCCCATTTACCTGGTATGGTGGCAGCCTTAACAACGTTACCCGTGATTGGTGTTCCGATTCAAACCAAAACCCTTCAAGGGATTGATTCTCTCTATTCCATTGTGCAAATGCCGGCGGGAATTCCTGTGGCCACAGTGGCGATCGGTAATGCTAAAAATGCGGGTTTGCTGGCCGTGCAAATTTTAGGAGCCTATGAACCCCGTCTTCAGCAACAACTTCAAGATTATCGTCAGGCTCTGCAAGATCTGGTTTTAGAAAAACAAGCTTTGCTAGAAGATGTTGGTTATCAGGCCTATCTCCAGGAGATGGGTAATAATGGGGTCTAATTGACAACAAACTTTACAAAATTAAGGAACCCCTGATGTTGCGTTGGTTTTGGACTGGATTAACCGTTTTGTGTCTTTGGCTGCTAGTCAGTTTTCCCCTCCAGGCGGCAGAACTTGACCTTCCCTCCTTCACAGAAGAACAATTACAGGCAGGGGAAGCGATCGCCCAACAAGCCTTTGAAGCCACCGAAAAGGGAGATTTTGCCCAGGCAGAAAGTTATTGGACAACTTTAATTACGGATTTTCCCACTAATCCGGCGGTCTGGAGCAACCGAGGTAATGCCAGGGTTAGCCAGCATAAAATAGCAGAAGCCATTGAGGATTTTAATCAAGCGATTCTCTTGGCCCCCGATCAGCCCGATTCCTATCTCAATCGCGGAGCCGCCCTCGAAGCCCAGGGCAATTTTCAAGCAGCGATCGCCGACTATAACCAGGTCTTAGCCATTGATCCCCAAGATCCCATGGCCTATAACAATCGTGGCAATGCGGAAGGGGGTTTAGGAAATTGGCAACAGGCCCTAACCGATTTTCAAAAAGCCTCAGAAATTGCCCCGAACTTTGCCTTTGCACGGGCCAATACAGCCTTAGCTCTCTACGAAATGGGGAAAAAAGCCGAAGCGATCAAAACCATGCGAGATCTGGTTCGTAAATATCCCATGTTTCCCGATATGCGAGCCGCTTTAACCGCAGCCCTCTGGACAGCCGGACAACAGGGAGAAGCCGAAAGTCATTGGGTAGCAGCCGTGGGCATGGATAGCCGTTATCAAAATTTAGATTGGGTCAAAGAAATTCGCCGTTGGCCACCGACCATGATTGCGGCTTTAGACAGTTTTCTCAACTTACAATAAGCTTAATTTTTCTTAGACAAATCTCATCTGATTGCCAGTTAATATTATTATCCTTTTTCATTTTGGGGTCTATTTTTCTATGACATCGAGTAACGAGCCGAGTCTTTTGTTAAAAGAACGTTTGCGATATCAAGGTCGTAAATTTGACTTTGAAGTTTGTCAGCGTCGCTTACCCAATGGAGTAGAAGGTGAGTGTGAATGTATTCGTCATCCAGGAGGAGCTTTAGCGGTTCCCTTAACTGCTGATGGTCGTCTGATTTTAGTGAATCAATATCGATTTGCTCTGCAAGGACGTTTATTAGAATTTCCGGCTGGAACCGTTGAACCGACCGAAGATCCGGCGGAAACCATTAAGCGTGAACTGGAGGAGGAAACAGGCTATCGAGCTTACCAATGGCGATCGCTGGGAAAATTTCCCTTAGCACCAGGCTATTCCGATGAATATATTTATGCCTATTTAGCCCAGGATTTAGAAAAGTTAGCCCAACCGCCTCAACAGGATGAGGATGAAGATATTGAAGTGGTTTTGATGACCTTTGCTGAATTTGAACAGGCAATTGTAGCGGGTCAAGCCATTGATGCCAAAACCATTACGAGCTATTTTCTCATGAAACTGAGCTTGGCAGCATAATTTTAGGTCGGTTAATGTTATGAATCCCTTAGTCCTTTTTTGGCATCGTCGTGATCTACGAATCAATGATAATTTAGGTTTGGCCAAGGCACGGGAAAAAAGTGCAAAAATTGTTGGTATTTTCTGTCTCGATCCCCAAATTTTAGCCGCCGATGATTTAGCTCCCGCTAGGGTTACTTATTTACTGGGTTGTTTAGCCGAATTACAGACAAGTTATCAGCAATTAGGCAGTCAACTGTTAATTTTTTCGGGTTCCCCTGCGGATATTTTATTGAATTTAGCTCAAGTCTTAGGGGCAAAAATTGTAGCCTGGAATCTAGACTGTGAACCCTATGCCCAAAAACGAGATCAATTAGTGGCTACGGCTCTACGTGACCAGGGCATTATGGTAGAAACGGGTTGGGATCAACTGCTACATTATCCAGGCGAAATTTTATCTCAAAATCAACAACCCTATACAGTTTATACCCCTTTTTGGAAAAACTGGTCTCAACAACCTAAAGCCCGCATTGCATCCACTCCTAATGGTTTAGACGGTTTGACCCCAACAGAATTAAATTTAGTAGAAAGTTTAGATGAAAATTTCAGATCTATTCCCTTACCCACTGCGACGGAATTAGGCTTTATTTGGCCCCAGACTTTACCCTTAGAACCTGGAGAAAAAGCAGCCCAAGCTCAATTAGATTGGTTTGTGGATCAGGCTCTCAGTGATTATCAAGAACAACGCAATTTTCCCGCGATCGCCGGAACTTCTCAACTTAGTGCGGCTTTAAAATTTGGCGCGATCGGCATTCGGACAATTTGGCAAAGAACCTTAGACGCGCTGGAAAACAGTCGTAGTGAAGAAACCAATGCCAGTATTAAAACCTGGCAACAGGAGTTAGCTTGGCGAGAATTTTATCAACATTGTCTTTACTTTTTTCCAGCTTTGACCACAGGAGCCTATCGAGATCTTTTTAAACAATTTCCCTGGGATAATAATCCTGATTATTTTCAAACCTGGTGTGACGGAAAAACGGGTTATCCGATTGTTGATGCGGCCATGCGACAGTTAAATGAAAAGGGATGGATGCACAATCGTTGTCGGATGATCGTGGCTAGTTTTTTAACCAAGGATTTGATTATTAATTGGCAATGGGGGGAAAAATATTTTATGCAAAAACTCTATGATGGCGATCTTGCTGCCAATAATGGCGGTTGGCAATGGAGTGCTTCTAGTGGTATGGATCCCCGTCCTTTACGGATTTTTAATCCGCTTACCCAGGCCCAAAAGTTTGATCCTGAAGCTGATTATATTCGTCAATGGTTGCCCGAACTGCGATCGCTGGAAACGTCGGCTTTATTAACGGGAAAAATTTCTCCCTTGGAACGTCGTGCCTTGGGATACTATGACCCCATTGTGGATCATCATCAACAGCAACAGGCCTTTAAGCAAAGGTACAATGCGGTTAAAGATAGCCAGATTTGACTAAGTTAAAGTTGCTAATTTGTTTACAAAGCTTAAATGTTCTGGCGAGTCTAAACCTTTTTGTAAGGTGACTAGAACCTGGGCTAAGTTACCCGTCAATAAGGCTTGATAGTTTAACTCTAAGCACAGGACAAAAGGCTTAAAAAGTCAGCAACAGGATTTACGCACTCTTACTACCTATTTTCTCTTTGATAGCTGGTAACACCTCCTTAATTTTATGCTTGAGCAGTTTGACCCTCTTCCCACTGCCAACTCTTCATAGTTTTTCAAATTTAGAATTGCTGAACCCGCTCATATAAAGCCGTCCTCCGCTATCGATAAAGGATGAGGTTTCTACCCATTTTTTCCGATGACAAAGGCGAAGACTGGCCTGGGGAGAAAGACGCAAAGCATCCAGGGTTTTCACAACAGGAGTGCAATCCTTTGAACAGTCTAAGGCAACCAGAATGGAATTAAACACAATTACCTATTCCTACCATCAGTCGTAACATCGGAAAACAAGAAAAAGCAGCAGAGTCAATTCCCCCTAGCGAACTATCCGGTACTTTCCCGATTAAAATTCCACACAGGCGATCGCGATTCAACCTTGACCAAACCTTATCGAACTTCAGTCTCCAGTTGTTTTACAGGTACAAAACACTCTCCAGGTAGCAAAATAGGCTTATTATTAAACATCAATTGACCGCGATGGGTTTCCTTGTGAATGGCAATCCCTAAGGGCCGCCGAGAGGAGCGGGGATGCAAAACGCAGTAGCTACGGTAAATACGCCGAGCCATCCGCAATAGTTTCGGATCTAACAATAGGGGAATATCTGAAAAATCCCCCTGCATTTCCATCTCATCAGGAATATATACCAAAATTTTATCCTCCTCACGCAGTACTTAAAATACAATAACCGTTTTGATGTTAATAATAACGAATGATTGTTGAGACGAAAACATTTGCGATCGGTGGCATAAGAAAAACTAATGATCGAGAACCAGGCTTTAGGGGAACTTTGGCTTTACCCGAAAATTCTCAGAATTGAGTAAACTGAGACTAGCTGCTCCTTACCTTTGCCTAAAACCCCGTATGAAGTTCCTTGCTGCCCCTATTCAGTCATCCCTAAAATTTTGGCAAAGCTCTATCCTACTGCTCATCACCTTAGCGGGAAGTTCGATGTTGCTGAGTAACGGCGCTCAAGGGGTTAAAGCCCAATCTCCAGCCCCAGCTAGTCCCATGACGGTTCGTTCAGACATTCAAGAGGCCAATTCTCAAACGGGGGTAGTGACAGCACGGGGAAACGTTCAAGTTTATTATCCGGCTCGACAGATGCAGGCCACCGCAGCCCAGGCTCAGTATTTTAGTCGAGAACGGCGATTAGTTCTCAGTGGCAATGTTTATGTATTGCAAGATGGCAATAGTATGCGGGCTGAAGTGATGACCTATCTAATTGATGAGGGGCGATTTGTGGCTAATCCCCAAACGAGTCAGCAGGTTGAATCCATTTATTTAGTCAAAGAAACCCAGGAAAATAACTCTAATGCCTCTGGCCCTGCTTCAACGGCCCCTGGT contains:
- the purE gene encoding 5-(carboxyamino)imidazole ribonucleotide mutase, with translation MTSPSPLIGIIMGSDSDLPTMQAAIAVCDDFTVACEVAIVSAHRTPERMVNYAKTARERGLKVIIAGAGGAAHLPGMVAALTTLPVIGVPIQTKTLQGIDSLYSIVQMPAGIPVATVAIGNAKNAGLLAVQILGAYEPRLQQQLQDYRQALQDLVLEKQALLEDVGYQAYLQEMGNNGV
- a CDS encoding tetratricopeptide repeat protein, which codes for MLRWFWTGLTVLCLWLLVSFPLQAAELDLPSFTEEQLQAGEAIAQQAFEATEKGDFAQAESYWTTLITDFPTNPAVWSNRGNARVSQHKIAEAIEDFNQAILLAPDQPDSYLNRGAALEAQGNFQAAIADYNQVLAIDPQDPMAYNNRGNAEGGLGNWQQALTDFQKASEIAPNFAFARANTALALYEMGKKAEAIKTMRDLVRKYPMFPDMRAALTAALWTAGQQGEAESHWVAAVGMDSRYQNLDWVKEIRRWPPTMIAALDSFLNLQ
- a CDS encoding NUDIX hydrolase, encoding MTSSNEPSLLLKERLRYQGRKFDFEVCQRRLPNGVEGECECIRHPGGALAVPLTADGRLILVNQYRFALQGRLLEFPAGTVEPTEDPAETIKRELEEETGYRAYQWRSLGKFPLAPGYSDEYIYAYLAQDLEKLAQPPQQDEDEDIEVVLMTFAEFEQAIVAGQAIDAKTITSYFLMKLSLAA
- a CDS encoding deoxyribodipyrimidine photo-lyase → MNPLVLFWHRRDLRINDNLGLAKAREKSAKIVGIFCLDPQILAADDLAPARVTYLLGCLAELQTSYQQLGSQLLIFSGSPADILLNLAQVLGAKIVAWNLDCEPYAQKRDQLVATALRDQGIMVETGWDQLLHYPGEILSQNQQPYTVYTPFWKNWSQQPKARIASTPNGLDGLTPTELNLVESLDENFRSIPLPTATELGFIWPQTLPLEPGEKAAQAQLDWFVDQALSDYQEQRNFPAIAGTSQLSAALKFGAIGIRTIWQRTLDALENSRSEETNASIKTWQQELAWREFYQHCLYFFPALTTGAYRDLFKQFPWDNNPDYFQTWCDGKTGYPIVDAAMRQLNEKGWMHNRCRMIVASFLTKDLIINWQWGEKYFMQKLYDGDLAANNGGWQWSASSGMDPRPLRIFNPLTQAQKFDPEADYIRQWLPELRSLETSALLTGKISPLERRALGYYDPIVDHHQQQQAFKQRYNAVKDSQI
- a CDS encoding ostA-like family protein, whose product is MLLSNGAQGVKAQSPAPASPMTVRSDIQEANSQTGVVTARGNVQVYYPARQMQATAAQAQYFSRERRLVLSGNVYVLQDGNSMRAEVMTYLIDEGRFVANPQTSQQVESIYLVKETQENNSNASGPASTAPGLDESLPTLPPLNANP